The Pseudomonas azotoformans genome has a segment encoding these proteins:
- a CDS encoding autotransporter outer membrane beta-barrel domain-containing protein: MSSVFNFKPSPLSLALKANAVTLLMLMAHAADARSITAPDDFVLPGSPSDRYELQPGSGFTVKGAVTKDIRAQSATLVVEPGSSTQDITGFNSDIRIDGSDVIARSTAPAAVHANDSKVLITNSNIINNNGTGLIAARTDGSTVGSSVKVVDSTITGTQRGATASAYSVLDLIGTKVEATGASGLGLALYSGQANATNSQIVGGKNGVLMGIDGSSGVLGSTLVLDGSSVEGKNGAAIVTREGTHADIQVRNGSSLLGSNGNLLEVTNGSTANFNVDHSALFGDIVVEEGSTAKAQLNNGAWLTGQLKNVAELSVNDASHWVLVGDSNVDALKMGGGAVHFGGPDEFYQLDVKSLEGNGTFIMNTDFLTHQTDFLNVAGKAEGNHSLMLAASGSNLADGEPIKVVHTEGGDAQFSLASGTVDVGAYAYGLQKDGTDWFLDPNRKGTSTSAHSVLALFNSAPTVLYGEMSILRTRMGELRFSEGAGNGMWMRSYGNKFDVAANKNGAGYTQNQKGFTIGADAPLSGGDGQWIAGVMAGHSASDLSLTRGSSGEVKSYYVGGYATWLDAESGLYFDGVAKLNRLHTENDVTMSDGKKAKGNYAQNAVGASAEFGRHIKLDNDFYVEPYGQLSATITQAQSYELTNGLQAKGDRSSSVVGKLGVTAGKNIQLESGGVLQPYLRTAVAHEFDQSNKVFINDQTFNNDLSGSRIELAAGLAMSVSENVKLHADVETSQGKKIDQPWGVNFGVRYDF, from the coding sequence ATGTCATCTGTATTCAATTTCAAACCATCGCCTTTAAGTCTCGCGTTGAAAGCCAACGCTGTCACGTTGCTGATGCTCATGGCACACGCGGCGGATGCCCGAAGCATCACCGCCCCCGACGATTTCGTGCTGCCGGGCTCTCCCTCGGACCGCTACGAGTTGCAACCAGGTTCCGGATTTACCGTCAAAGGTGCAGTCACCAAGGATATTCGCGCCCAGTCCGCGACCTTGGTGGTTGAACCGGGCAGTTCCACCCAGGACATCACGGGGTTCAACTCCGATATTCGTATAGACGGTTCTGATGTGATTGCGCGCAGCACGGCGCCTGCCGCTGTGCATGCCAACGACAGCAAGGTATTGATCACCAACAGTAACATTATCAACAACAACGGCACCGGGCTGATCGCCGCCCGTACCGACGGCAGCACAGTGGGTTCTTCCGTGAAGGTCGTCGACAGCACGATCACCGGCACCCAACGCGGGGCCACTGCCAGCGCCTATAGCGTGCTGGACTTGATCGGTACAAAGGTCGAAGCAACCGGTGCCAGTGGTTTGGGGCTGGCTCTCTATAGCGGTCAGGCCAATGCCACCAACAGTCAGATTGTGGGTGGCAAAAATGGCGTGCTGATGGGCATCGATGGCAGCTCTGGCGTGCTGGGCAGTACGCTGGTGCTGGACGGCTCCAGCGTTGAAGGCAAGAACGGTGCTGCGATTGTCACCCGCGAGGGAACCCACGCGGATATCCAGGTCCGCAACGGTTCGAGCCTGCTCGGTAGCAACGGTAATCTGCTCGAAGTGACCAATGGCTCCACCGCCAACTTCAATGTCGACCACAGCGCGTTGTTCGGCGACATCGTGGTCGAAGAGGGCAGCACCGCCAAAGCGCAGCTCAACAACGGCGCCTGGCTGACCGGCCAGTTGAAAAACGTCGCCGAGCTGAGTGTGAATGACGCCTCCCATTGGGTACTGGTGGGCGACAGCAATGTCGATGCTCTGAAAATGGGCGGCGGCGCCGTGCATTTTGGCGGGCCGGATGAGTTCTACCAGTTGGACGTGAAGAGCCTGGAAGGCAACGGTACGTTCATCATGAACACCGATTTCCTGACCCATCAGACCGACTTCCTCAACGTGGCAGGCAAGGCTGAAGGCAACCATAGCCTGATGCTGGCCGCCAGCGGCTCGAACCTGGCCGACGGCGAGCCGATCAAAGTGGTCCACACCGAAGGCGGGGATGCGCAGTTCAGCTTGGCCAGCGGTACGGTGGATGTCGGGGCGTACGCCTACGGTCTGCAGAAGGACGGCACCGACTGGTTCCTCGACCCCAACCGTAAGGGCACCAGCACCAGCGCCCATTCGGTACTGGCCCTGTTCAACAGCGCGCCCACCGTGCTGTACGGCGAAATGAGCATCCTACGTACGCGCATGGGTGAACTGCGCTTCAGTGAAGGCGCTGGCAACGGGATGTGGATGCGCAGCTACGGCAACAAATTCGACGTGGCGGCGAACAAGAACGGTGCGGGCTACACGCAGAACCAGAAGGGCTTCACCATCGGTGCCGATGCGCCACTGTCCGGCGGTGACGGCCAGTGGATCGCGGGTGTGATGGCCGGTCACAGTGCCTCCGACCTCAGCCTGACCCGTGGCAGCAGCGGCGAAGTGAAGAGTTACTACGTGGGTGGTTACGCCACCTGGCTGGACGCCGAAAGCGGGCTGTACTTCGACGGTGTGGCCAAGCTCAACCGCTTGCACACGGAAAACGACGTGACCATGAGCGATGGCAAGAAAGCCAAGGGCAACTACGCGCAAAATGCCGTGGGCGCCTCGGCGGAGTTCGGCCGTCATATCAAGCTGGACAACGACTTTTACGTGGAACCCTACGGCCAGTTGTCGGCAACCATTACTCAGGCGCAAAGCTACGAGTTGACCAACGGCCTGCAGGCCAAGGGCGACCGTTCCAGCTCCGTGGTGGGCAAGCTCGGCGTGACCGCCGGCAAGAACATCCAGCTGGAAAGCGGCGGTGTGTTGCAGCCTTACTTGCGTACCGCTGTGGCCCATGAGTTCGATCAGAGCAACAAGGTGTTCATCAACGACCAGACCTTCAACAACGACCTGTCGGGCTCGCGCATCGAGCTGGCGGCCGGTTTGGCGATGTCGGTTTCGGAGAACGTCAAGTTGCACGCTGACGTCGAAACCAGCCAAGGCAAGAAGATCGATCAGCCGTGGGGTGTCAACTTCGGTGTGCGTTACGACTTCTAA
- a CDS encoding LysE family translocator: protein MLPFILFAFVASITPGPTNILVLSNSARYGFKAALPIILGACMGAAGIVLLVGSGVGQSLVQLPRVQSAMQWAGVAWLSYLAWQIFSAPATAIEVQSTHKRLGLRGAAGLQLINPKTWMMALAVVSVFAGHGAERQSQVLVLSLVFFLIALPCLGAWAVLGAGSSRLLCSPNAMQRFNRCMALLLLGSAWLSVLI from the coding sequence ATGCTGCCATTTATCCTGTTTGCCTTTGTCGCGTCCATCACCCCAGGCCCCACCAATATCCTGGTGCTCAGCAACAGCGCACGCTACGGCTTCAAGGCCGCGTTGCCGATCATTCTGGGGGCTTGCATGGGCGCGGCGGGCATTGTGCTGCTGGTGGGCTCGGGCGTCGGCCAGTCACTGGTGCAGTTGCCCAGGGTACAGAGTGCCATGCAATGGGCCGGTGTGGCCTGGTTGAGCTATCTCGCGTGGCAGATTTTCAGCGCGCCAGCAACGGCCATAGAGGTGCAGTCAACACACAAGCGACTGGGCTTGCGCGGCGCCGCCGGCCTGCAATTGATCAATCCCAAGACCTGGATGATGGCGCTGGCCGTGGTCAGTGTATTCGCGGGTCACGGTGCAGAACGCCAGAGCCAGGTGCTGGTGCTGTCCCTGGTGTTTTTCCTGATAGCACTGCCGTGCCTCGGGGCCTGGGCGGTGTTGGGTGCGGGGTCGAGCCGGCTTCTGTGCTCGCCAAACGCCATGCAGCGCTTCAACCGGTGCATGGCCCTGCTTCTGCTGGGCTCGGCGTGGCTGAGCGTGCTGATCTGA